One Lucilia cuprina isolate Lc7/37 chromosome 4, ASM2204524v1, whole genome shotgun sequence DNA segment encodes these proteins:
- the LOC124419735 gene encoding uncharacterized protein LOC124419735, protein MKLISLLVNILVIFQIVIVIKGINNNWKESKWLLYKEDLYYVINTPNYFSYHEAQMFCLDNGMINFIQPMEYVGLGILLTEQFGKKYPLWLLDEKFVYGSTSMNPIFENCTALDKNESTKMNCTTKLGLICKATIFGGIIQYRNGTHLEMNIDEVNRFCNPTSNEYDKLIEFCLLMFNQPMLYV, encoded by the exons atgaaattgatttcattattagtaaatattttagtaatttttcaaattgtaataGTAATTAAAGGTATTAATAATAATTGGAAAGAATCTAAATGGTTGCTATACAAAGAGGATTTATATTATGTTATTAATACTCCAAATTAT ttttcatATCACGAAGCCCAGATGTTTTGTCTAGACAATGGCATGATCAATTTTATACAGCCAATGGAATATGTTGGATTAGGAATCTTATTAACAGAACAATTTG gaaaaaaatatccCTTATGGTTATTGGATGAGAAATTTGTATATGGTAGTACGTCAATGAATCCGATTTTTGAAAACTGTACTGCATTAGATAAAAATGAATCGACTAAAATGAATTGTACAACTAAATTAGGTTTAATTTGTAAAGCGACAATTTTCGGAGGAATTATACAATACAGAAATGGTACTCATCTTGAAATGAACATAGATGAAGTCAATCGTTTCTGTAATCCCACATCGAATGAATATGACAAGttaatagaattttgtttattaatgtttaatcaGCCAATGTTATATGTTTAG
- the LOC111683718 gene encoding uncharacterized protein LOC111683718 has protein sequence MKKHHTKVLQNMKLNFLTVIISVLLPRAIVINAVNTVGNDSKWFLFNEDLFYINPQNDFSSKAAQIFCIENDMVYMIEPTEYIGLGKLLSKYYEKIYPLWLIMEDTPIYKISENCTALEKNDVNTISCATRLGLICKTKIFGGSIQYRNGTHLEVGVNEINRFCNPLSHEYDELLEHCLIKFKRLLL, from the exons ATGAAAAAACATCATacaaaagttttgcaaaatatgaaattaaattttttaacagtgATTATATCAGTGCTTCTTCCAAGAGCAATAGTAATTAATGCTGTGAATACTGTTGGGAATGATTCGAAATGGTTTTTATTCAATGaagatttgttttatataaatcctCAAAATGAT ttttcatcAAAAGCGGctcaaatattttgtatagaaaacgaTATGGTTTATATGATAGAACCCACGGAATATATAGGATTAGGAAAATTATTGTCTAAATATTATG aAAAAATATATCCCTTATGGTTAATAATGGAAGATACGCCCATctataaaatttctgaaaactGTACTGCATTGGAAAAGAATGATGTAAACACTATAAGTTGTGCAACTAGATTAGGCCTGATTTGCAAAACGAAAATATTCGGTGGAAGTATACAATACAGAAATGGTACTCATTTAGAAGTGGGAGTTAATGAAATCAACCGCTTTTGTAATCCTTTATCGCATGAGTATGATGAACTACTAGAACattgtttaataaagtttaaaaggcTATTATTATGA